The proteins below are encoded in one region of Halichoerus grypus chromosome X, mHalGry1.hap1.1, whole genome shotgun sequence:
- the LOC118544975 gene encoding LOW QUALITY PROTEIN: trophinin-like (The sequence of the model RefSeq protein was modified relative to this genomic sequence to represent the inferred CDS: inserted 2 bases in 1 codon) → MNRTNDCGYRMLPFQGPLLPPGSLGLHFLPDIXTETTEEDNVLLMHTLLAATKDPLAMDPPVANRPKKSKTKKAPIKAITKAIHAAPTVSSANVIATDKPKVTLQALNLPVIPQINQASATTEVANTQASSVTAQPKKASKTKRVTAKATQGSQYPTGKESVTTQIKSSLQALNLPDILQAIQAPVTNGSANSQALIAPTKPKKVSKAKKAANKAITSAIAISLAPTTTHSATTQGQINNEAATTHATAACIRTNRASKAKKATVKVINTDTELLETPNAERASRQTEASAVANWPKKFKGKKAAKKGPKSAYEVSEAPLAAQMVTNQALEAALQVKRRSRVHNSATKTQAAENQTKIVDQGAQAKMATFKTNISALETQVAAAVQALADDYLAQLSLEPTTRTRGKRNQKSKHLNGDERGGSNYRLIPWGWRPPPPRDVAILQERANKLVKYLWVKDQTKIPIKRSDMLKDVIQEYDDYFPEIIERASYALEKMFRVNLKEIDKQSSLYILISTQESSAGILGTTKDTPKLGLLMVILSVIFMNGNKASEAVIWEVLHKLGLRPGVRHSLFGEVRKLITDEFVKQKYLEYKRVPNSRPPEYEYFWGLRSYHETSKMKVLKFACKVQKKDPKDWAAQYREAVEMEVQAAAVAAAEAEARAEVYFPGLQIRLMNSSSSSQGAKVHPWNFCPHSSISRYYQLAEGDML, encoded by the exons ATGAATAGGACAAATGACTGCGGTTATAGGATGCTCCCATTCCAG GGCCCTCTGCTTCCCCCTGGGAGCCTGGGGCTTCACTTCCTTCCAGATAT GACTGAGACCACAGAAGAGGACAATGTCTTGCTGATGCATACCCTCTTGGCGGCAACCAAGGACCCTCTGGCCATGGACCCTCCAGTTGCCAACCGGCCTAAGAAAAGCAAGACCAAGAAGGCCCCTATTAAGGCTATTACTAAGGCCATACATGCTGCCCCTACAGTCTCATCTGCCAATGTGATTGCCACTGACAAGCCTAAAGTAACTTTGCAGGCTTTAAACCTGCCTGTCATCCCCCAGATCAACCAGGCTTCAGCTACCACTGAAGTAGCCAATACTCAGGCTTCTTCAGTCACTGCTCAGCCTAAGAAAGCCAGTAAGACAAAGAGAGTTACTGCTAAGGCAACCCAAGGCTCCCAATATCCAACTGGCAAGGAGAGTGTCACTACACAGATCAAGTCGTCCTTACAGGCCCTAAACCTACCAGACATCCTGCAGGCTATCCAGGCTCCAGTTACCAATGGGTCAGCCAACTCCCAGGCCTTGATAGCCCCCACTAAGCCTAAGAAAGTTTCCAAAGCTAAGAAGGCTGCCAATAAGGCCATAACTAGTGCTATTGCTATCTCATTGGCTCCAACCACTACCCACTCAGCTACCACCCAAGGCCaaattaataatgaagcagcCACTACCCATGCCACAGCAGCCTGCATCAGAACTAACAGAGCCTCCAAAGCCAAGAAGGCAACTGTTAAGGTCATAAATACTGACACTGAACTCCTAGAGACCCCAAATGCTGAGAGAGCTAGCAGGCAGACTGAGGCCTCAGCAGTAGCTAACTGGCCCAAAAAATTCAAGGGCAAGAAGGCTGCCAAAAAAGGCCCAAAATCTGCCTATGAGGTCTCTGAGGCTCCACTTGCTGCTCAAATGGTTACAAACCAAGCCCTAGAAGCTGCCCTTCAGGTCAAGAGAAGGTCCAGGGTTCATAACTCTGCCACTAAGACCCAGGCAGCTGAAAACCAGACTAAAATTGTAGACCAAGGGGCCCAGGCCAAGATGGCCACCTTTAAGACCAACATAAGTGCCCTTGAGACTCAGGTTGCTGCTGCTGTCCAGGCCCTGGCAGATGACTACCTGGCCCAGTTGAGTCTGGAGCCTACAACCAGGACCCGGGGCAAGAGGAACCAAAAG TCAAAGCATCTGAATGGGGATGAGAGAGGTGGCAGTAATTACAGGTTGATTCCATGGGGCTGGAGGCCTCCGCCACCCCGAGACGTGGCCATTTTGCAAGAAAGG GCAAATAAGTTGGTGAAATACCTGTGGGTTAAGGACCAGACAAAGATCCCCATCAAGCGCTCAG ACATGCTGAAGGATGTCATCCAAGAATATGATGACTATTTCCCAGAGATCATTGAACGAGCAAGCTACGCTCTGGAGAAG ATGTTTCGAGTCAATCTGAAGGAAATTGATAAGCAAAGTAGCTTGTATATTCTCATCAGCACTCAGGAATCTTCTGCAGGCATACTGGGAAC GACCAAGGACACACCCAAACTAGGTCTTCTCATGGTGATTCTGAGTGTCATTTTTATGAATGGCAACAAGGCCAGTGAGG CTGTCATCTGGGAGGTGCTGCACAAGCTGGGGCTGCGCCCTGG GGTGAGGCACTCGCTCTTTGGGGAAGTAAGGAAGCTCATCACAGACGAGTTTGTGAAGCAGAA GTACCTGGAGTACAAGAGGGTCCCTAACAGCAGACCACCTGAATATGAGTACTTCTGGGGCTTGCGCTCCTACCATGAGACTAGCAAAATGAAAGTCCTCAAGTTTGCATGCAAA gtacagaagaaagaccccaaggaCTGGGCTGCTCAGTACCGGGAGGCAGTGGAGATGGAAGTCCAAGCTGCAGCTGTGGCTGCAGCTGAGGCTGAGGCAAGGGCTGAG GTTTATTTCCCAGGTTTACAGATACGGCTAATGAATTCCAGCAGTTCTTCCCAAGGAGCCAAGGTACATCCTTGGAATTTTTGTCCACACAGCAGTATAAGCAGATATTATCAATTAGCTGAGGGTGACATGCTATGA